A DNA window from Halomicrobium mukohataei DSM 12286 contains the following coding sequences:
- a CDS encoding ATP-binding protein, whose translation MDPEGGDDTADASTRHLEALQDLTSAMADGDGTVEDRIGRVLNVGCEHLGYPNGYLSAVTDDRYEIAVAAGENAADAVGDTSPLSETYCRHTLSDGDLYTILDVSESAPDDPAYDRWGLETYVGVPIEVDSETYGTLCFGDPSEPRSTLDPWQGVLLDTLRRWVESELEREQIASLRDRNERLLEATFDSPNVFVGILKPDGTLLRANETALSFAGVDVDDVRGHPFPETPWWNHDDEQRAKCRDAIERAESGETVEFEGTHVGADGSRIKTAVTVRPVYDDGAVSEIVAEGLDITDLQNRKEQMDFFNGILRHDILNGMNVVRARAERLEADLDGELNDHAQTILEWSDDIVELTQKVRSVLSTLSEDGLTDPEPVDLRAMLEAASSRPTSADQHCSVSIDVPAVTVAGDELLDDVFANVMLNAVEHTESSPSIEVTATEAAETIRVRIADDGPGIPPERRPSVFERGARRNGSSGTGFGLYFVDVMVDSYGGSVWIEESDRGGTAVVIELPRAG comes from the coding sequence ATGGACCCCGAGGGCGGTGACGACACGGCCGACGCGTCGACGCGTCACCTCGAAGCGCTACAGGACCTCACGTCGGCGATGGCCGACGGAGACGGCACTGTCGAAGACCGCATCGGGCGCGTGCTCAATGTCGGGTGTGAACACCTCGGATACCCGAACGGATATCTCTCGGCCGTCACCGACGACAGGTACGAGATCGCCGTCGCGGCCGGCGAAAACGCGGCCGACGCCGTCGGCGACACGTCGCCACTCTCCGAGACGTACTGCCGACACACGCTGTCCGACGGTGATCTGTACACGATTCTCGATGTCAGTGAGAGCGCACCGGACGATCCGGCCTACGACAGGTGGGGTCTGGAGACGTACGTCGGCGTCCCGATCGAAGTCGACAGCGAGACCTACGGAACGCTCTGTTTCGGGGATCCGTCGGAGCCGAGGTCGACGCTGGATCCCTGGCAGGGAGTGCTCCTCGACACGCTTCGTCGGTGGGTCGAGTCGGAACTGGAACGGGAGCAGATCGCGTCGCTGCGGGACCGCAACGAGCGACTCCTCGAAGCGACGTTCGACTCGCCGAACGTCTTCGTCGGGATCCTCAAACCGGACGGAACGTTGCTGCGTGCAAACGAGACGGCGCTTTCCTTCGCCGGGGTCGACGTCGACGACGTGCGTGGCCATCCCTTCCCGGAGACGCCCTGGTGGAACCACGACGACGAACAGCGTGCGAAGTGCCGCGACGCGATCGAGCGGGCCGAGAGCGGCGAGACCGTCGAGTTCGAGGGCACACACGTCGGGGCCGACGGCAGTCGCATCAAGACGGCCGTCACGGTCCGGCCGGTGTACGACGACGGAGCCGTCTCGGAGATCGTCGCGGAGGGGCTCGACATCACCGACCTGCAAAACAGGAAAGAACAGATGGACTTCTTCAACGGGATCCTCCGACACGACATTCTCAACGGGATGAACGTCGTTCGGGCGCGGGCCGAGCGACTCGAAGCCGACCTCGACGGGGAACTCAACGACCACGCACAGACGATCCTGGAGTGGAGCGACGACATCGTCGAGCTGACCCAGAAGGTCCGCTCGGTGCTGTCGACACTGTCCGAAGACGGTCTGACAGACCCGGAGCCGGTCGATCTGCGAGCGATGCTCGAAGCGGCGTCGAGCCGTCCGACGAGCGCGGACCAGCACTGCTCGGTGTCGATCGACGTGCCGGCCGTGACCGTCGCTGGCGACGAACTCCTCGACGACGTGTTCGCCAACGTCATGCTCAACGCCGTCGAGCACACCGAATCGTCGCCGTCGATCGAGGTGACCGCGACCGAGGCCGCCGAGACGATACGGGTCCGAATCGCGGACGACGGTCCGGGGATCCCGCCCGAGCGGCGACCGTCGGTGTTCGAACGCGGTGCCCGGCGAAACGGGTCGAGTGGCACCGGGTTCGGGCTGTACTTCGTGGACGTGATGGTCGACTCCTACGGCGGTTCGGTCTGGATCGAAGAGAGCGACCGGGGCGGCACCGCCGTCGTGATCGAGTTGCCCCGTGCCGGATAG
- the dph2 gene encoding diphthamide biosynthesis enzyme Dph2 translates to MSQDRSEGDLRATGLALKHDREWDYELDRIVEEVADRDAETVGLQFPEGLKRRGPAVADDLRDELPDDTQVMISGQPCYGACDLDTYLMRRTDVFVHFGHSPMKESDKIIYVPLFSNVDVFPIMEQALESELPAPDEDPEVGLVTTAQHMNKFDEMRGWLEERDYEVHTRKGDERLTHEGQVLGCNYASAEVDADQILYVGGGKFHPLGLAMEHPDKKVVIADPVNNAVHVADTEKFMKQRYASVHKAMDAERWGVIFCTKIGQGRWDQATEIVENNDDAYLITMDEVTPDRLTNFGMDAYVNTGCPRITTDDGPQFKKPMLTPQEYRIAIGEEDLEELAFDTFHGTW, encoded by the coding sequence ATGAGTCAGGACCGCAGCGAGGGGGATCTCCGGGCGACTGGGCTCGCTCTCAAGCACGACCGCGAGTGGGACTACGAACTCGACCGCATCGTCGAGGAAGTCGCCGACCGCGACGCAGAGACCGTCGGCCTCCAGTTCCCGGAAGGGCTGAAGCGCCGCGGACCAGCCGTCGCCGACGACCTTCGGGACGAACTGCCAGACGACACGCAGGTGATGATCTCGGGCCAGCCCTGTTACGGTGCCTGCGACCTGGACACGTACCTGATGCGCCGGACCGACGTGTTCGTTCACTTCGGCCACTCCCCGATGAAGGAGTCGGACAAGATCATCTACGTGCCGCTGTTCTCGAACGTCGACGTGTTCCCGATCATGGAGCAGGCCCTCGAATCGGAGCTTCCCGCTCCCGACGAGGACCCCGAGGTCGGGCTCGTGACGACGGCCCAGCACATGAACAAGTTCGACGAGATGCGCGGCTGGCTCGAAGAACGCGACTACGAGGTCCACACCCGCAAGGGCGACGAGCGACTGACCCACGAGGGACAGGTGCTCGGGTGCAACTACGCCAGCGCCGAGGTCGACGCCGACCAGATCCTCTACGTCGGCGGTGGCAAGTTCCACCCGCTCGGGCTGGCGATGGAACACCCCGACAAGAAGGTCGTCATCGCCGATCCGGTCAACAACGCCGTCCACGTCGCCGACACGGAGAAGTTCATGAAACAGCGGTACGCCTCGGTCCACAAGGCGATGGACGCCGAGCGGTGGGGCGTCATCTTCTGTACGAAGATCGGACAGGGTCGCTGGGACCAGGCGACCGAGATCGTCGAGAACAACGACGACGCCTACCTCATCACGATGGACGAGGTGACGCCGGATCGACTGACGAACTTCGGGATGGACGCCTACGTCAACACGGGGTGCCCGCGGATCACGACCGACGACGGCCCGCAGTTCAAGAAGCCGATGCTGACGCCCCAGGAGTACCGCATCGCAATCGGCGAGGAGGACCTGGAGGAACTCGCCTTCGACACCTTCCACGGCACCTGGTGA
- a CDS encoding YlbF family regulator, producing MSIESETSDSAVDSHVEEIAAEFGDAITQLPVYQRFAEAKTAVENDEQAQEKIEEFESIREEFMLARQTGQADQEALRELQAAQEELHDLPVMSEYLEVQSELELRLQELNEVVSEQLVVDFGEKAGGCCED from the coding sequence ATGAGCATCGAGTCCGAGACCTCCGATTCGGCCGTCGACAGCCACGTCGAAGAGATCGCCGCCGAGTTCGGCGACGCGATCACACAGCTACCGGTGTACCAGCGCTTCGCCGAAGCCAAAACGGCCGTCGAGAACGACGAACAGGCCCAGGAGAAGATCGAGGAGTTCGAGTCCATTCGCGAGGAGTTCATGCTCGCACGCCAGACCGGACAGGCCGACCAGGAAGCGCTCAGAGAGCTCCAGGCCGCACAGGAAGAGCTCCACGACCTGCCGGTGATGAGCGAGTACCTCGAAGTGCAGAGCGAACTCGAACTGCGTCTGCAGGAACTCAACGAAGTCGTCTCCGAGCAGCTCGTCGTCGACTTCGGCGAGAAGGCCGGCGGCTGCTGCGAGGACTGA
- a CDS encoding archaellin/type IV pilin N-terminal domain-containing protein — translation MQQSWQRDRAGDRGQVGIGTLIVFIAMVLVAAIAAGVLINTAGFLQTNAEQSGQQSSQQVTNRLQVVDIAGSDIVKDGEGFEVTTVDVTVKRAPGSGNVDLSTTTAQWVSSGGSYNVLSYTAAEGSGGSSGDAGFITSTLQDDDGSISNSNALNDQADRAIIRFQTDSVPTSEEEDDLNGKLVSGDLTEGSSAEIRLTTQAGGETTATVVVPESLSGKSAVSL, via the coding sequence ATGCAACAGAGTTGGCAACGCGACCGAGCGGGTGACCGCGGTCAGGTCGGGATCGGGACGCTGATCGTGTTCATCGCGATGGTCCTCGTCGCGGCGATCGCGGCGGGCGTACTGATCAACACCGCGGGCTTTCTCCAGACGAACGCAGAACAGAGCGGCCAACAGAGCAGCCAACAGGTGACCAACCGCCTCCAGGTCGTCGACATCGCCGGGTCTGACATCGTGAAAGACGGCGAGGGCTTCGAGGTGACGACGGTCGACGTGACCGTCAAGCGAGCGCCGGGCTCGGGCAACGTGGACCTGTCGACGACGACCGCCCAGTGGGTCTCGTCGGGCGGCAGCTACAACGTCCTCAGCTACACGGCGGCCGAGGGATCGGGCGGATCAAGTGGTGACGCCGGGTTCATCACGTCGACGCTGCAGGACGACGACGGCTCGATCTCGAACAGCAACGCCCTCAACGACCAGGCCGACCGGGCGATCATCAGATTCCAGACCGACTCGGTTCCCACCAGCGAAGAGGAAGACGACCTGAACGGGAAGCTCGTCAGCGGGGACCTCACCGAGGGATCGTCCGCCGAGATCAGGCTGACCACCCAGGCCGGCGGCGAGACGACCGCCACGGTCGTCGTGCCCGAGTCTCTCTCGGGCAAGTCCGCCGTCTCGCTCTAG
- a CDS encoding MBL fold metallo-hydrolase encodes MTVDSDWGDWLVRAVEDADPDGLAIWYLGCNGFVLKSSGGSVVYVDPYLGIGDPPRTVRMIPVPFDPDDVREADAVLATHEHTDHTHGPSQAPILAGTGATFYGTDASHDVVSAENWTETWDVDDEQLREIGEGDTFEVGDLTVHVEPANDPDADHPVSYVFEHDAGTFFHGGDARPGAFESVGESYDIDVGVLAFGTVGMIPDKETREPERTKWYNDENMIVEAANELQLETLVPTHWDMWKGMTTEPTVLHNHVNSFPAPAILDIVEIGDRIDLE; translated from the coding sequence ATGACTGTCGACTCCGACTGGGGCGACTGGCTCGTTCGCGCGGTCGAAGACGCGGATCCCGACGGACTCGCGATCTGGTACCTCGGCTGTAACGGCTTCGTACTCAAGTCCAGCGGCGGCTCGGTCGTCTACGTCGACCCGTATCTGGGTATCGGCGATCCGCCACGGACGGTCCGGATGATCCCCGTCCCGTTCGATCCCGACGACGTGCGCGAGGCGGACGCGGTCCTCGCGACCCACGAACACACGGATCACACGCACGGGCCGAGCCAGGCACCGATCCTCGCCGGTACGGGAGCCACGTTCTACGGCACCGACGCGAGCCACGACGTGGTCTCGGCCGAAAACTGGACCGAGACGTGGGACGTCGACGACGAACAGCTCCGCGAGATCGGCGAAGGGGACACCTTCGAGGTCGGTGATCTCACCGTCCACGTCGAACCCGCCAACGATCCCGACGCCGACCACCCCGTCTCGTACGTCTTCGAACACGACGCGGGGACGTTCTTCCACGGCGGCGACGCACGGCCCGGCGCGTTCGAGTCCGTCGGCGAGTCCTACGACATCGACGTGGGCGTCCTCGCGTTCGGTACCGTCGGGATGATCCCCGACAAGGAGACCCGCGAACCCGAACGCACGAAGTGGTACAACGACGAGAACATGATCGTCGAAGCCGCGAACGAACTCCAGCTCGAGACGCTCGTCCCGACCCACTGGGACATGTGGAAGGGCATGACGACGGAGCCGACGGTGCTGCACAACCACGTCAACAGCTTCCCCGCACCGGCGATCCTCGACATCGTCGAGATCGGCGATCGGATCGACCTGGAGTGA
- a CDS encoding alpha/beta hydrolase has translation MSEPHADQPVHTAGTPLDDASVAVVMIHGRGARAEGFLQLADEIAVDGVAYLAPQAQRGSWYPNRFVDPIESNEPHLTAALGVVADTIERALAAGLDHEQIVLMGFSQGACLASEYVARNPRAYGGLAAFSGGLIGPLGMAFDHDGELDGMPAFFGCSDSDPHIPETRVTESADVFERLGATVETRLYEGMGHTIVDDEVEYVVDLLSTLTGSD, from the coding sequence ATGAGTGAGCCACACGCCGACCAGCCGGTCCACACCGCGGGCACGCCGCTGGACGACGCCAGCGTCGCCGTCGTGATGATCCACGGCCGCGGAGCCAGAGCCGAGGGATTTCTCCAGCTCGCAGACGAGATCGCCGTCGACGGCGTCGCGTATCTCGCACCGCAGGCACAGCGCGGGAGCTGGTACCCCAACCGTTTCGTCGACCCGATCGAGAGCAACGAGCCACACCTCACCGCCGCACTCGGCGTCGTCGCGGACACGATCGAAAGAGCCCTCGCAGCGGGCCTCGACCACGAACAGATCGTCCTGATGGGGTTCTCTCAGGGTGCCTGTCTCGCCAGCGAGTACGTCGCCCGGAACCCCCGCGCGTACGGTGGACTCGCCGCCTTCAGCGGCGGACTCATCGGACCGCTCGGGATGGCGTTCGACCACGACGGGGAACTCGACGGGATGCCGGCCTTCTTCGGCTGTAGCGACTCCGATCCGCACATTCCGGAGACTCGCGTCACCGAGTCTGCGGACGTGTTCGAGCGCCTCGGAGCCACCGTCGAGACGCGACTCTACGAGGGCATGGGCCACACGATCGTCGACGACGAGGTCGAGTACGTCGTCGATCTGCTGTCGACGCTGACGGGTTCGGACTGA